In Apodemus sylvaticus chromosome 7, mApoSyl1.1, whole genome shotgun sequence, the sequence ctcagttaagaaaatgccttcaggcacaccagaagacggaatcagatcctattacagatggttgggagccaccatgtggttgctgggaattgaactcaggacttctggaagaacagtgagtgctcttaaccattaagccctagcccaaaagctcggaatacccaagatacaattcacagaccagatgaagctcaagaagaaggaagaccaaagtacagatgcttcagtgcttcttagaagggagaacaaaatactcacaggaggaaatatggagacaaagtgtagagcagaaaccgaaggaaaggccatccagaaactgccccacctgaggatctatCCTATATactgtcatcaaacccagacactattgtggatgtcaggaagtgcttgctgacaggagcctgataaggctgtctcctgagaggctctgccaaagcctgacaaatacagaggcagacaaccattggactgagtgtggagtccctgatggaggagttggagaagggactgaaggaactgaggggatTTGCAGCCCAATGCTCCAActgtgtcaactggccagaccccctggagcttcCGGGGAatgcaccaccaaccaaagagtacacatggagggacccatggctccagccatgtatgtgtcagaggatggccttgttgcacatcagtgggaagagtggcccttggtcctgtgggggtttgatgccccagtgtaggagaatgccagggctggaagaCTGGAATGGgttggggggagcaccctcatagaggcagggagaggaggtgggatagagggtttccagaggagagacctggaaaggggataatatttcaaatgtaaataaacatccaataaaagaaaaaaatgaaaaaatgtctTAATGCCTTTATAAGATCCAACTGTAGGCctattttgttttggagacagggtttctctgtgcaacagctgtgactgtactggaactcattttgtagaccaggctcaccacAAACTTAAAGAttcacctgcctcggcctcccaagtgctgggattaaaggcatatgccaccatacccagcttgtAGGCtataattagtgattgattggaaagggcccagcccactcctaggctggtagtccattctgtaagaaagcaggctgagcaagccttggggagcaagccagtaagtagcacccctccatggtccctgcatcagctcctgccttaagtttcctgtcctgactttcttcagggATAGACTACGgatgtggaagcataagccaaagaAATCCTTCTTCCCCATCATGCTTTTTGGTCATCCTGTCTCATTGCTAACTAGATAGAAACCAACGGTAGCGAGAGAATTACTATGCCTGTACCTCTTCAAATAGAACCGAGGGCCTCCTTGTTCCAAGCTCCACCCTTATGGTCATGCCAATCCAGTGCCTCTATTCTTCTTTGTCCAAAACTCAGACTCTAACATCGGAGGAATGAAAGTGGGGCCTCAAAGGTCCCCAATGCTGTTGGGTTTTCTGAGGTTCACTTTTCCTTAGAGACCAATAATAACTCCTGAGGGGTTGGGTGAAGCTCCACTCAACATGCAAGCAATGGAGCCAAAGATAACCACAAAGGAAGACGCAGGGGGCGCAGGTGGTCCCTCGCTTACAGTGGCTGGAAATGTATCATTGACAAGATGATGAGCGGGATGCGAACCCAGTAAAGTCATTACTTTTGTGTACTCATTACATACGGCAAAGCTGATGACTACAGAATACCACTCTGGAAGAAGGGGCCCAGGTTCACGTGTACCAGGGTGGGGTATGCAGAGGGGCCTGGCTGTCATAATTGTTGATCAGCCCATCAtctgaagaagggaggagggatgggtggAGCAGGGGTGTGTGTATCAGTGCAGTCGTGCTCCTTGGCGGCCCCTAAGGAAATGGAACAAAATCCAAATCCTTAAGTTATTTCACAAGAAAAGGCATGATACACATCAGAAATTGACAGGAGAGGGGGCTGATAAGATACTCGGCAGGTCGAGGTCCTTGCCACAAGCCTGACAGCCAGAGTTCAACCCTCGGGGTGACTTCTGAAAGTGGTCCTCAACTTCCATATGCACTGAGTCATATGCCTGtacgcatgcatgtgcacacacacacacacacacacacaacaaacaaataGATGTCATTTTTAAGAACAGactggcaggctggagagatggctcagcggttaagagcactgactgctcttccgagggtcccaagttcaaatcccagcaaccacatggtggctcacaaccatctgtaatgagatctgacgccagctggacagctactgtgtacttagatataacaataaataaaatctttaaaaaaaaaaaaaaaagaacagactgGCTGTCCTAGGAGGAGTTTGGAGCTGGCAATCACATTTCCCAAGCCACGGGCAGGAGCCACTAGACCAGAAGCCATCAAAAGTCACAGTATCATCCCCACCTCTTCTTTTCCCACCAAACAAACCCTGTGTGGGTGGGGTCCAGCTTTAACGTATGACTTGGGAGAATAATAGTAATACTTAAAGAAAGCACACCAAGGCAGAGTAAGCTTCTGTTCAGCTCAAATAAGGAAGCattcactggggctggagagatggctcagtgattaagagcactgactgctcttccaaagatctgagttcaagtcccagaaaccacctggtgactcacaaccatctgtaatgaaatctgatgccctctcctggtgcatctgaagacagctacagtgtacttagatataacaaataaatctttaagccagaGCGAGAGGGCCGACCGGAGCAAGCAGTGGTACTGAATtcgaattcccagcaaccacatgatggctcacaaccgtcgATACAgggtactcatagacataaaataaataaatcttttcttttttaaaaaaaggaagtatTCACTGGTTTTATGTTGATCCCACTGATCTCTGGGATTGTCTAGGCAGAGTAAATCCTGAACTTCCATGGTTCTTATTGCTGGAAGAGCACTGTCTGATGTgcaacatgtttttctttaatagAATTTCAGAACAGTGTCCCAGACATTCCTTCTGCTCCCACCTGAGCATAGGTTTCTAGACAGCACAGTGATTCCCAGCACTGTTCGCCCTTAATTCCAATCCCAAATTCTCAGAAACCACTTAGATATTGAAGGGGTCCTCTGCTCTCAGGTCCAAAGTCACCTCCACcccagttccagtcctgacctttATACAGACACCAAGAATAGTGCCCCCTTTAGCTCAATGTCCTGAATATGTCCATCTACCACCTTCTTCATAAGGAACTCTAGTTTCATGACATTTGTAGACTGTCATCCACAGCTGACAagcttaaaacaaagcaaacacctCTCCAACAAGCATAATTTTTCACTGTATTTAATTGGTATTTGTCATTGTGGGCAGAGTGGCTGTGTGGTTTGAAGCTCTTGACTCCTGGGATCTATACCTTGCTTCTGGACTGCTCTGCAGCTGGCCTATGGTGACGCTGCGATTGGAACCTTGCAGTAGTCACCTTAAAGCATGCTACCACTAGAACTTCAGGACGGTCCTGACCACCTCAACATAGTGGTCATCTGGAGGAGGCTTCCTCTGACTTCCGGGTTGCAGGAACTTCTTAATTGTAGGAATGTTGCTGATTCTTGTTTTAAATGCCTGAAACAAGAAACAGTGAAGTGAGAGGCCCCGTAGCTGTCACCACCATTAGCAAATCAGGATTTTGTTCTAAGAGAAGGTGATTTTCCGACAAGATACTCTGACTATGCTTTCCCATTCTTATctttctcctcccagatcctctcaCATCCTCACCCATTCAACACCACacctccatcctctctctctctctctctctctctctctctctctcaaaaaaggcaaataaaagacaaaaaacagaaataacacaaaaagaataaactaacaaaagaaaaaactaagaaatagcAGGAGAAACgcatatacatgcagacagatgcgcacacacaaacaaaattcataaaaacataatatataGGTAAAAGACCAGTAAGGGGGCCGACATAAAACAGTaagagaccaaaacaaaacaaaacaactgaccACCACCAACTCCAAAGCCACCACTgagttttgtgttggccatctattgCTGGGCATGGAAACTGCTCTTAAATGTGGTTTGTATTTCCAGTGCAACTAATTAGAAgaaactaattagaaacacttcttttttttttaaactaaacatttcatttattaaattcaTAGTTAATTATTATAGTCTTCAGGCACATGAAAACATCTCATTTCTGAAACAGTCTGCAGTctgacaaaaataacagaaacttgTGTGTTTTCCCCTAGAGAAACTTAATTTTcctataaagataaataaaacaaaactctggATATatcatttctgaagaaaataactgaaaaaaaaaacatttggtaGTCATTACAGAAAATGCTACAAGCAAAAGAAATTTTTCATTGATTCCCAACACTCATGTGATAGCTGGTAGGCATCCATTactccaatttcaggggatcAAATTCTCTGGTCTGACCTACTCAGGTATCAGGCTCAATATGGTACAAAGATATACATCAGAGCAAAATAGTTGGGGAGGGTGAGGGACTTGCTGAAACAATATATTTCATGGATACTTGGaatgactattaaaaacaaaacaaacagacaaaaaacaattTATTGTCAAAGTCCTCAGCCACATTGTAGAATTTTGGGGGATGTTTGCTCCAACCTACCACAGTTCCAGTTTTTAAATCCTGGGTCAAAAgcgcaaaaacaaaacaaatacaatattttttaaagtcccAGAAACACTGTTCTTAACAGACAACACCTAGTGGTTTTCTCTGAGAGAAATGTGGGGAGCTAGCGCAAAGGCCAAGTAACTGTGGCAGTCGCGACATTCTTCCCCACAAGCCGGGGTGATGCAACCAAAAAAAGGCCCAGCCTCAGGACCACTAAAGGTGACCAGCGCCATCTCAGGCGCCAGGAGGGAAGAACAGAAGACTAATATTCTTGCTTCAGTGAGTAAAAATGTTCTGAGTACTGAAAAACGGTCCTGAACGTTCTGATAGTTTTACAACTATGAGGGACTGAACTAAGACTTCATGCATGCTAGCCACGTGCTTTATCTGTAAGCTATGTGCCCCAGCAGTTTCAACGTTCATAGTGGAACCTCAAACCCCCATTTTCCCAGCCTACAAAGTTTCATTCCCTGACAGGCCCTAGAGTGTGAGTGAGAACAGAGGGCCGGAGTGAAGGTAACAGTGCTTCATGAGACGGTTTCAAGTTCAGCTGCGAGGTGTGTCTTAGCGCAGGCCTTGCTCCAGCTGCACCTCATGGGCTGTGTCCTCACCTGCAGCAGCGGGAAGTCGGACAGCACAGGAGCATGGAGTTCCTCCACCATCAAAATGACTTCTAGCAGCTGGATGTCTGCCCAGCTGAGTTGGTTGCCAACAAGAAAAGCCTCTCCATGGTCTTTTAAAatctccagaaaagaaaaaaatatattttaatggaaGGAATGATGATTTTGCCTATCTGTAGGCTTGTACTGAGAGGTTCACTGACGTCTTTTTTGGTTCAGATCTCCAGGCCTGACAAGAAAGGGGGAAGTCAACCCTCAATTGTGACCCATCAACTGGTACACTCTCTTTGGGAAAGGGTCAGTGAGCATCAAGGCCCTTGTGTGGCGAAGTACTGACAATCTTTGAAAAGCACAGGGGAAGTGAAGGAAAAGTGTACCCACCAGGACAGAGACACGGGAGCTACAACTATCGAGAGCCCGGCTGCTGTGACACAAAATAAGTCACCAGTGGAATTAGAAGGCCATACCGGTggaaagcaaatataaaaagGACACCACAATCAGCTTTGAGGAGTAAACACATAAAAGATGGTTCATGCCACAAAGAGGGGAGAATACATGTGAGAACCTGGGAAAGGGTCTAGATAAATGTCTCAGTGATTCACTGCACATacaccttctgtaactccagttccaggggatctgacagttCTTTTGGTTTCCATGGTTACTAGATACATACACGATACATAGACATTCATTCAGGCAAGGAAAAAtactcatacagataaaataattttttaaaaaaatctaaataaaaaaagtaatgatTAGGAAAAGGTCTTAAGCAAGAAAGTAGTAGAAATGACATTTGCTAATGCCAAGTAGTAGTTACATAGAACTTCTGCTTTAGAACATCTTCTAAGTAATAAGATAGTGGTATAAATATCCTCAATATAACCACAATTAtctataaatgaaaagaaaataccttttatTTATATTGAAAAACTCGGTGGAAATTCATGAAACCAGTTCTTTGTGATGATGAATGGTTGTAGTTTCTGTTTGCAGTCTACATTTTTGAATAGTATCTTCAAACAAATTAAACACGATAAAAATTGAAGtcgtttgagtgagaatggccccataggctcatagatttgaatacttggtcaccagggagtagaACTGtctgaaaggattagaaggtgtggccttgggggAGGCGTGTCACTAGGGCaggctctctctgtctgtcttaatACATAAGGTCTCCTCCAccactccagcaccatgcctgcctgcctgcctgcctgcctgactgcctgactgactgcctgcctgcctgactgactgactgcctgcctgcctgcctgcctgactgcctgcctgcttgcctgacTGACTGCCTGattgctgcctgcctgcctgcctgcctgcctgcctgcctgactgactgcctgcctgcctgcctgcctgactgcctgcctgcctgcctgactgcctgcctgcctgcctgactgactgactgccaTTATGCTCCCTGCCATGGTAGCCATAgattctaaccctctgaaactgtaagctccaAATAATTCTTCCTCCTATAAGTTGCTTTAATCATGCTGTCTTAttatagcaaaagaaaaacagggtcaaatctcattacgaatggttgtgagccaccatgtggtcgctgggatttgaactcaggaccttcagaagagtagtcagtgctcttaccagttGAACCAtcctcacaaatacagaggcagatgctagcaaccaactattggactgggtgtggggtccccaatggaggagctggaggatggtccagaggagctgaaggtgtttacagccccaagggaagaacaatgatttcagccaccaaGATGCCCCAAGatttccagggactgaaccatcaacaaggaggcacacatggttcctgccaaaaatgtagcagaggaaggtcttgttgggcatcagtgggaagaatggtccttggtcaggtaaaggctcaacagaggccccaacaaagggaaacagagggggagggaggtgggagtgtgttggatgGAGGGACATACatggagggggaagaaggagggggaggggttggggggtcttaagggagggggatattgggaaagggtttaccattggcaatgtaaatgaagatgatattcaataaaaaaaaaagaaaagaaaaacagagtcaaaacttaaaaagaaaatagtatttaaaaatatgaacctgtgggggccattctcattcaaaatacCACAGACCCTCTAGCAGAAAAGCTGTGATACAGCCGtctttttatatttgcatttgcTGTATGTTGTGTGACTATGTATGGAGGGATGTGTGGACCATGGCATGCgtgaagaggccagaggacaacttgcaggagtcggttttcttcttccaccatcTGAGTCCCCAAATTTGAAATCAAGTTCTCAGACTTGAGAGCTGGTGTCTTTACCCACCGGTGCCCCACCTTGTTTATCTTTTTGAACAATCTGATTCTTAAATATTCCGCACATCAGGAGGTATACACGCTTACCTTTTCAAAGGCTGGGAAGTAACGGGTTTTAGCTTTCGTCACAGCTAGAGCATAGCTCTCCTCTTTTTCCTGAGGGGATTTAAATGGAGCCCCGGCAATCATCATCATCAGGTCCTGGGTGCCATCCACATACATATCAATCCTGAAAACACACCAGAGAGTCCCATTGGAAAGGAACCTTGGACTGCAAGCTGGCTCGAACCAGATGAGAGAGTAGAGGCTCTGAAAACATTTGTTGAATGAAGGACGTATGAAAGGTAACAGGGGCCTGTAAGTTGAAATCTGCCACAAGCAGAATAGAATTATGATGGTTTAgagattataaaaaataaagaaagaaaaccgtATCAAAACAATGAAAGTGCATGGTATTCCTGCCATCTGCTTTTATGAGGAAGGTGTGGGGATGGAGAGATCGGCTGCTGGGTTTCTGAGCTTTGCTCATTCCTGTGTGacctttctctgttttctcaaTGATGGAACTTGGGATTTTCTGCTACCATAACTTCTCTATGCACTGACCACTCTGCCACTTCAGTGTTTGCTATGACGAGATCTTAGGGACCATTTACTTAACCCCAAATATAAgttaaattatcttctttttttcctttttcttttctttctttccttttgccttAAGTCTACTTATCTACATAAAATTAAACCATTTGGTTTAATAATTTGACTATCCTTAGCCAGGTCTGGCACAGCATATACAGATATTTATGGTATATAGAGGCAAGGGGGCGGGGGGAACCTCCAGCTTTTCATCCTCCAGTATTTATGATGAGTCCTGTCAGGTCCTTCCAACTGTAGGTCTTTTCCCCAAGCTGCCCTTGTGACTGACTAATGAGTAAGGTGGAAATACGGGGACTCATTCTGGGTTCAAAGCTTATAATACTTACATTCTTCCACTCTTAGAACTGTCTACATGTCATGAGAAGGTTAGAGTGCCCGGATGTGGAGATGTGGCCTGTTCCTCCTGAACTGACAATCAGCCAATACCCACATGCAGAGCTCCCTGGCTAACTACTGGTGGGCAGACATATGGGTGAGTCTGGCTGGGATAATTCCAGCCTAGGTAAGACAGAAGCTACCCTGAAACCCGTAGATCGGTGCTTGCTAAGTGATTCTATTTCAAGTTGATAGCAAAATCGATCATCAATATAATGTTCACGACTTGTTTGCTGAATCAGTCATTTGTACCTTCATGTAAAATGTTCTAGTCAGTCATTTTCTGAGAACATAGTTTTCTAGGCATGAATATAAGAATCCTACGAGCTGACTAGTGTGGTTATATATAAAAAGAGGATGTGAAATATGTTCTTAGTCCAAGCTATGCCAACTCTAGCAATACACCTCCCCTTTGTTCCCTCACTCTCTCCCCTTAGTTCCTGTTGAAAGATGCAACCCAGTCAGGTTTCAGTTGGTGTGTGAGCACAGACGCTTGGTTAAATGTTTAGCGCTGGAAGGAACACTAAGGTACCTGAGTCTCTCCTTCAGGTCCTTCCCATACAAGTTGTGCTTGGCAGCgaggtagctgaggatggctcTGGTCTGTGTCAGTGGCATCCCATCTATTTCAACCAAAGGCACCTGGCCAAAAAGCAGGCGTCCATCTGGGATGCGAAAGAGATGGGTAAGATACTCATCTTCATTGGCTGGAGCCTACACAGGGCTTTTATATCACTCTCTCCAGGACTCCTGGCAGCATCATCAAAGAGAGGTCAGCTGTATGTGCACGTGGGAGAAGGGCTTTAGGGCCCACGGCTCCTTGGGGAGCTATTGATAGTTAATAGATTCAGGAAGAGGAGGGCTTGTATTCTTCAGTGGTGCAGCCACTTGTAAGTAACCTCCCAACCATGCTCATGCAAACAGTTCCAACTAAATTCagtcattttaaaaagagagagataaaaatAGGAAGGAAACTTCCTAGGAAGAAGCGTTCagtaggaggaagagagaagagagggtgattgggggggtggggtggggggaatgtgatcaaaatatacatgaatagaactatcagaatatttaaaagtaaaaactgcACATGGTTTAGTCTTAATTCTATCCTTTGGTgtcgcacgcctttgatcccagcacttgggaggcagaggcaggcagatttctgagttcgaggccaacctggtctacagagtgagttccaagacagccagggctacacagagaaaccctgtctcaaaaaacaaaaaacaaaaaacaaaacctatccTTTGTGCCATAATTTGATCAGTCTAttaaaaacaccaagaaaaataGATATGAAGCACAAAGGGTACTACTAGTCTCCTTACCCCGCTCCAAGACACCAAGACAATATTGAAAATTGTTTAGCTAGAGAGATaccttagtggttaagagtgctgacagctcttccaaagaacccaagttctatttccagcacccacatggtggttgacaattctgggggatctggtgccctcttctggcttccatgggcactgcatgcacatggtgcccCACAtgtatacaggcaaaacatttatctatgtacataaaataaacataaatctttttaaaaaaaaaaaaacaaaaaaccttttttggggggactggagagttggctcagtggttaagagcactgactgctcttccaaagatactgagttcaattcccagcaaccacatggtggctcacaaccatccgtgatgagatctgatgccctcttgtggggtatctgaagacagctacagtgtacttacatacaataaataaataaaaatctaagagaaagaaagaaagaaagaaaaggggagatctttagggggaaaaggggaggctggagagacagctcagagattaagagcactggctgctcttctgaagatcctgagttcaaatcccagcaaccacatggtggctcacaatcacccatattgagatctgatgccctcttctggtgtgtcttatttataataataatttaaaacaaaaagataatgAAGAATTGTTTAAGGGAGTTGCGTGCTGAGCTACTCAGAACTAAGGAACATATATGATGCTGATTGAGGCCAGTGCAGTCAGATACTTGACATGTATGAAGGCTACAGAGATCATACAGAACTCGTACATTACTTTGCATCAGGAAGACAGGGATTAATACGTCAGTGTTTGTAGGAATGGCTAACCTTTTTGAGTAGTAGCTACCATTCCTGAGACCTGTGTTCTACATGATGAATATTTCCAGAaacaagttttttattttttcctataagACAGTGTTGAATAAACCGAGACTCACCCTTTAGCAACTTCTCATATTGTTCTCTTGTCTCAAGAAATTCTTCTTCAAACTAGATTGAGGACAGAGAGACATTGTTATAACTTTAGGATAGGAAACAGGGAGGGACATTCTGATACCGGTCAGAAATGCCTTATGGCCTTCAGAATAAAATCTAAAAGGAACCACAAAGCTGCCAGCTCCCCGCTATGAGTGTGATGGGGTGTGTATTTAGAGATTAGCTTTCAGCGTTGTTCAACCTTTTGGCATTGTGACATAGTGTGGTCATCTACTAATGTGTTGGCTGCATGCATAGCTATCCGGGATGCATGTGCCTGGGGAGGTGGGCGGCTACTGGTTGGATGAGACTGAAGACAGCATCTGGGCAGTTCACCTACATCAGGGACCCCAAGGCGCTCTTCTCCACCCTTGCTTTCCTCCTCAGCTAGCTCCTCTCTCAGTTCAAACCTTTGTCTTTGTCCCAGACTTCTCCAGtgactttccctctttcttttcctctcttctccttctttggCTTTATAATTTCTCCTTCATATGAGGCCAAATTAAGTCTATGTTTGAGACTGATATATCCAAAGATCCTACCCACGTGAGGTTATGGTCATTTACTGATGGCTGAAGCTGTAATTAGCATCTATCTATAGCCATCTAAAGCTTTGTGAGGGTGTTTCTGTCCTTCACAGCTTGAGACAGGGTGGAGCAGATGACCAGACCCGAGAGGAGTCTCTATAGAGGGCAACAAAGACTGCATTCATCCTGGGAGAGAAgcagtttctatttccatttctatAAAGTCCATGAGGGGACTTTGGAGTCAAGCAGATCTTACATCTGGGCCAGGGCTCCATGAATTCCATGAATCAGGTGCTGAGACCACAGACAAGGCCTCAGGAAACCAACCAATCCTAATGGAGGTAATGAGCTAGTCTTCCCATACTTCACTTCATCTCCAGGAACTTCAGAATATCCCCGGCCCTCCACTCCCCTCGTCCCAGGCACCGCACGACCGCACGACCGTGATCTCCCCCTTTTTCTTGTCTAAGAAAACAggtggaaaggaaggggaggaggaggagatgggactTAAGCTACATCGGCAACCAGGACCTGACCTCCACTCCAGCCGCAGCCAGCAGCCAGCGGATCGACTCCATCTTTCCCCTGCCTTGAAAGTAGTAGAGCTTGGGTTTGGCTTCCATGACTCCTGGTTCACAATTTCCTAAAGGgaagcagtaaaaaaaaatatgtttggaAAACAAACTCCAACACGTCGTATGCTTCGCCTTCACTCACGGCCGAGACGAAACATGGTAGGCAAAGCTCCCGTGTGGGATGTGCAGACAGGAGCAAGCTATGGGGGAGGTGCACAGAAGCGGGACGAGGGTCGGCCTCAGGAGCAAGTGGTTACGACGGCCAGCGGCAGAGCATTGGAGTTGCTAGACAGTCAACTTCCGGTTTATTGATCGTAAACAACAGTGTTTAAAATTAGCCAattaaactgggcagtggtggtccatgcctttaatcccagtactcaggaggcaagaatctctgtgagttcaaggccaggctggtctatagagtgaattccacaacagccag encodes:
- the LOC127688787 gene encoding glutathione S-transferase alpha-4; this translates as MEAKPKLYYFQGRGKMESIRWLLAAAGVEFEEEFLETREQYEKLLKDGRLLFGQVPLVEIDGMPLTQTRAILSYLAAKHNLYGKDLKERLRIDMYVDGTQDLMMMIAGAPFKSPQEKEESYALAVTKAKTRYFPAFEKILKDHGEAFLVGNQLSWADIQLLEVILMVEELHAPVLSDFPLLQAFKTRISNIPTIKKFLQPGSQRKPPPDDHYVEVVRTVLKF